One window from the genome of Spirosoma rhododendri encodes:
- a CDS encoding penicillin acylase family protein — MRYFAALVTGLLTVALVWALNRSWGSIPAFGPLLSPFTGFWQNAETTHTNDEELSVAGTQEPVTVLIDDMAVPHVFARNDHDLYFAQGYLTARDRLWQMEFQTHAAAGRLSEVVGSRALELDRFNRRMGMGFGAEQTLAEMNKDPQTRAMLEAYSAGVNAWIRQLSPAKYPVEYKLLGYTPEDWTPLKCALLLKAMTSTLASGADDLLMTNVLRKYGPTVTADLFPNYPAHEDPIIPVGTKWDFIPLPIPEIPADSGQNIADLPDFAMTQAMKHPRANPAIGSNNWAVGAEKSATGHPILANDPHLTLSLPSIWYQIQLVSPTVNVYGASLPGSPNVIIGFNKDVAWGVTNVGSDVLDFYAIKFRDASRREYWHDNRWKPVRQRIEQIAVKGQPTVSDTVLYTHHGPVVYETGQKSFKRNIPVGYAAQWIAHKPSNELICFYQLNRARNFADYRKALAYYVAPAQNFVFADNQNDIAISPNGRFPLKWRQQGKFMLDGTNPADDWHGYIPAEQNPLVKNPPRHFVSSANQSSTDPTYPYYLNWIFAPYERGERINDRLAQMNRATIDSLRQLQNDVHNLRAADALPTLLPLLSEKGLKPAELQALQTLKQWKLNNDAAEVGPTIFTEWTTQLMRAVWADDFNEGDTLPMRPPTFDRTLTLMKRDTGSRWFDNTKTSAREHLPQIMQESFRATCDTLTRKYGAVGKNWAWGPYKSTDIRHLIPGLDAFSVMDLDVGGGAGIVNATTERTGPSWRMVVALGPEPKAYGVYPGGQSGNPGSPYYVNMVETWRQGKLNELLYFTSSQAKHARIRQRVTLK; from the coding sequence ATGCGTTATTTCGCTGCTTTGGTTACGGGTCTGCTCACTGTCGCACTCGTCTGGGCCTTAAACCGATCGTGGGGCAGCATTCCCGCATTCGGCCCCTTGCTGAGTCCCTTTACGGGTTTCTGGCAAAATGCGGAAACCACGCATACCAATGATGAGGAACTATCGGTAGCTGGTACGCAGGAGCCCGTCACGGTGCTGATCGACGATATGGCTGTGCCGCACGTGTTTGCCCGCAACGACCATGACCTTTATTTCGCACAAGGCTACCTGACCGCCCGCGACCGGCTCTGGCAGATGGAGTTTCAGACGCACGCGGCTGCCGGTCGTTTGTCGGAAGTGGTGGGTAGCCGGGCACTTGAGCTGGACCGTTTTAACCGGCGTATGGGCATGGGATTCGGTGCTGAGCAGACGCTGGCCGAGATGAACAAAGACCCGCAGACGCGGGCGATGCTGGAAGCTTACTCGGCAGGTGTCAATGCTTGGATCAGGCAGCTCTCCCCGGCGAAATATCCGGTCGAGTACAAGCTGTTGGGGTATACGCCTGAAGACTGGACACCACTGAAGTGCGCTTTGCTGCTCAAAGCCATGACCAGTACGCTGGCGAGCGGGGCCGACGATTTGCTGATGACCAACGTGCTGCGTAAGTACGGACCCACCGTCACGGCCGATCTATTTCCCAACTATCCGGCGCACGAAGACCCGATTATTCCGGTGGGTACGAAATGGGATTTTATCCCGTTGCCGATACCCGAAATACCGGCCGACAGCGGGCAAAATATCGCTGACCTGCCCGACTTCGCGATGACTCAGGCGATGAAACACCCACGGGCGAACCCGGCAATTGGCTCAAACAACTGGGCTGTGGGCGCAGAAAAATCGGCAACGGGCCATCCCATCCTGGCGAATGATCCCCACCTAACGCTGAGCTTACCGTCGATCTGGTACCAGATTCAGCTTGTTTCGCCGACGGTAAACGTATACGGCGCGTCGTTACCGGGATCGCCCAACGTGATTATCGGCTTCAATAAAGACGTAGCCTGGGGTGTCACCAACGTTGGCTCCGACGTGCTTGATTTTTACGCGATCAAGTTCCGCGATGCATCACGCCGGGAATACTGGCACGACAACCGGTGGAAACCTGTTCGTCAGCGCATCGAGCAAATCGCGGTGAAAGGGCAACCGACAGTCAGCGACACCGTGCTGTACACGCATCATGGGCCGGTGGTCTATGAGACCGGTCAGAAATCGTTCAAGCGAAACATTCCGGTTGGCTACGCGGCTCAGTGGATTGCGCACAAACCGTCGAACGAATTAATCTGCTTTTACCAGCTCAATCGTGCCCGCAACTTCGCCGACTATCGAAAAGCACTGGCGTATTACGTGGCCCCAGCGCAAAACTTCGTTTTCGCTGATAATCAGAACGACATCGCTATTTCACCCAACGGCCGGTTTCCGCTGAAATGGCGACAGCAGGGCAAATTTATGCTCGACGGTACCAACCCCGCCGACGACTGGCACGGCTACATTCCTGCTGAGCAGAATCCGCTGGTGAAAAACCCACCCCGGCACTTTGTCAGTTCGGCGAACCAATCATCTACTGACCCCACGTATCCGTACTACCTCAACTGGATTTTTGCGCCTTACGAACGAGGGGAACGGATAAATGATCGGCTGGCACAGATGAACCGGGCGACCATCGATAGCCTACGTCAATTGCAAAACGACGTGCACAACCTTCGCGCTGCCGATGCTTTGCCGACCCTCTTACCGCTGCTGTCGGAAAAAGGATTGAAACCTGCCGAGTTGCAGGCATTACAAACGCTTAAACAGTGGAAACTAAACAACGATGCGGCTGAAGTAGGCCCGACGATCTTTACTGAGTGGACAACTCAGCTGATGCGTGCCGTTTGGGCTGATGATTTCAACGAAGGCGATACGCTGCCTATGCGTCCACCCACCTTCGACCGTACACTGACACTGATGAAGCGTGATACCGGCTCCCGTTGGTTTGACAACACGAAAACGTCCGCTCGCGAACACCTGCCGCAGATTATGCAGGAGAGCTTCCGCGCCACCTGTGATACGCTGACCCGCAAATACGGTGCTGTTGGTAAGAACTGGGCGTGGGGACCCTACAAAAGCACCGACATTCGCCATCTTATCCCCGGCCTCGACGCATTCAGCGTGATGGATCTGGACGTTGGCGGTGGGGCTGGTATAGTCAACGCAACGACCGAACGGACGGGCCCCTCGTGGCGAATGGTCGTTGCGCTCGGGCCAGAACCGAAAGCCTACGGCGTGTATCCGGGCGGGCAGTCAGGTAATCCCGGTAGTCCGTACTACGTGAATATGGTAGAGACGTGGCGGCAGGGTAAGCTAAACGAACTACTCTATTTTACGTCGTCACAAGCCAAGCACGCGCGTATTCGGCAGCGTGTCACGCTGAAATAA
- the smpB gene encoding SsrA-binding protein SmpB, with product MASSSIVKRVDIRNRRASFEYSFLETYTAGIALTGTEIKSVRQGKVNLQDAYCLLLNDELYVRQMNIALYSEGTHYNHEPLRDRKLLLTKRELRRLTENLKDQGLTIVPVRMFTTDRGFAKLDIALAKGKKLYDKRDSIKERDVKRDMQREQY from the coding sequence ATGGCCTCTTCGTCTATTGTTAAACGCGTTGACATCCGCAACCGCCGGGCGTCATTCGAATACAGCTTTCTTGAAACCTACACCGCTGGTATTGCCCTGACCGGTACAGAAATCAAATCGGTACGTCAGGGTAAAGTCAACTTGCAGGATGCTTACTGCCTGTTGCTGAACGATGAGTTGTACGTACGTCAGATGAATATCGCTCTATACTCTGAAGGAACGCACTACAACCATGAACCACTCCGTGACCGTAAGCTGCTACTGACGAAACGCGAACTGCGCCGGCTGACCGAAAATTTGAAAGATCAGGGACTCACTATTGTGCCTGTACGCATGTTTACCACTGATCGGGGATTCGCGAAACTGGATATCGCCTTGGCAAAGGGTAAAAAGCTTTACGATAAGCGCGATAGTATCAAGGAGCGCGACGTTAAACGCGATATGCAACGCGAACAATACTAG
- a CDS encoding OmpH family outer membrane protein yields the protein MKNASLIINAVLAVAVAVLYYLHFKDRQPDVESVVAKPAAAKGREIVYVNVDSLLTKYEFFKDTQKVLESKRFQLENDLATKGRNLQNKVAFFQQRAATMTQEQGRATEASLQKEQQDLLAYRERAAQNLAVEEQNKNKQLYDQIYDYLKKVNATNKYEFVLGYTKGGGILFADPSGDRTKVVLDGLNKEYKDKPAPAKK from the coding sequence GTGAAGAATGCCTCACTGATTATCAATGCTGTACTGGCTGTTGCCGTCGCTGTTTTGTACTATCTCCACTTCAAAGACCGTCAGCCAGACGTTGAGTCGGTAGTTGCTAAACCCGCAGCCGCGAAAGGCCGTGAAATCGTTTACGTCAACGTCGATTCACTGTTGACTAAATACGAGTTCTTCAAAGACACGCAGAAAGTACTGGAGAGCAAGCGCTTTCAACTGGAAAACGATCTGGCTACCAAAGGCCGCAACCTCCAGAATAAAGTGGCTTTCTTTCAGCAGCGGGCTGCTACCATGACGCAGGAGCAGGGCCGGGCAACCGAAGCTTCACTGCAAAAGGAGCAACAGGATTTGCTGGCTTACCGTGAGCGGGCCGCCCAAAATCTGGCGGTTGAGGAGCAAAACAAGAACAAGCAGTTGTACGACCAGATCTACGACTACCTGAAAAAGGTGAATGCAACGAATAAGTACGAGTTTGTACTTGGCTACACCAAAGGTGGTGGTATCCTGTTTGCTGACCCCTCCGGCGACCGTACGAAGGTTGTACTCGACGGCCTGAACAAAGAATATAAAGACAAGCCAGCGCCTGCCAAGAAATAA
- a CDS encoding HNH endonuclease, giving the protein MGRKVLVLNQDYSALSICSVPKAFLLVYLDKAELVAESELLKLRTISAEFPMPTVIRLHRYVNLPYKGVMLTRQNIFKRDDHRCQYCGTSDELTLDHVLPKSRGGKTSWDNLATACKRCNSRKGDYTPEEANLKLRQKPYKPTFLVFLRDFSGSIEESWLPFLARKEKAFQ; this is encoded by the coding sequence ATGGGCAGGAAAGTATTAGTCTTAAATCAAGATTACAGTGCACTCAGCATCTGCTCCGTCCCGAAAGCATTTTTGCTGGTTTATTTAGACAAAGCCGAACTCGTTGCCGAATCTGAGCTACTCAAGCTCCGAACTATTTCCGCCGAGTTTCCAATGCCGACCGTCATTCGGTTGCATCGCTACGTTAACCTGCCGTACAAGGGCGTAATGCTTACCCGGCAGAACATTTTTAAACGGGACGATCACCGCTGCCAGTACTGCGGCACCAGTGATGAGCTGACATTGGATCACGTTCTTCCAAAATCGCGGGGCGGAAAAACCAGCTGGGACAACCTGGCAACGGCCTGCAAGCGGTGTAATTCACGCAAGGGAGACTACACGCCTGAAGAAGCAAATCTGAAACTGCGTCAGAAGCCTTACAAACCAACATTTCTGGTTTTTCTGCGCGACTTTTCCGGCTCCATCGAAGAAAGCTGGCTTCCCTTCCTGGCTCGTAAGGAGAAAGCGTTTCAGTAA
- the rpsA gene encoding 30S ribosomal protein S1 yields the protein MSKTQQREMPAFDWDRADNKGFGSGYSDAERDQMLEMYGNTLSEVKEKEVVMGTVVGITDREILLNIGFKSDGLVPASEFRDMPELKMGDEVEVYVENQEDPNGQLVLSRKKAKVITAWQKIQRALDEDLVIDGFVKRRTKGGLIVDIFSIEAFLPGSQIDVKPIRDFDVFVGKKMEVKVVKINYANDNVVVSHKVLIEKDLEAQRAQILNNLEKGQVLEGVIKNMTNFGVFIDLGGVDGLLHITDISWGRISHPSEVLHLDQKVNVVVLDFDEDKKRISLGMKQLQAHPWDALSEDIQVGSKVKGRIVNVADYGAFLEIMPGVEGLIHVSEMSWSQHLRNPQEFLKVGDEVEAQVLTLDRNDRKMSLGIKQLTEDPWTRPELRTKYAVGTKHSGVVRNLTNFGLFLELEEGIDGLVHVSDLSWTKKIKHPSDFIKVGENLDVVVLELDIDNRRLALGHKQLEENPWDTFESVFAVGTVHRCTIISKNDKMATLELPYGIEGFSSLKNLTKEDGTAAEVGESLDFRVTEFSKDEKRIMLSHTRTWQEKNEPVRESKPKAVSAKPAQTSNQPERGATLGDLDALAALKEQMEGRN from the coding sequence ATGAGCAAAACGCAACAGCGCGAAATGCCTGCTTTCGATTGGGATCGGGCAGACAACAAAGGGTTTGGTAGCGGCTATTCGGACGCAGAACGCGACCAGATGCTGGAAATGTACGGCAACACGTTGTCGGAGGTTAAAGAGAAAGAAGTCGTAATGGGAACCGTCGTTGGGATTACGGATCGTGAGATTCTGCTCAACATTGGCTTCAAGTCGGACGGCCTGGTGCCTGCTTCTGAGTTCCGGGATATGCCCGAGCTCAAAATGGGCGACGAAGTAGAAGTTTACGTAGAAAATCAGGAAGACCCGAACGGTCAGCTGGTGCTGTCGCGTAAGAAAGCGAAAGTTATCACCGCCTGGCAGAAGATTCAGCGCGCGCTCGACGAAGACCTCGTTATCGATGGTTTCGTTAAGCGTCGGACCAAAGGTGGTCTTATTGTCGATATTTTCAGCATCGAAGCCTTCCTGCCCGGTTCGCAGATCGACGTTAAGCCGATCCGTGATTTCGACGTGTTCGTTGGCAAGAAAATGGAAGTTAAGGTCGTCAAGATCAACTATGCTAACGACAACGTTGTCGTTTCGCACAAAGTCCTGATCGAGAAAGACCTCGAAGCACAGCGCGCTCAGATCCTGAACAACCTTGAGAAAGGTCAGGTACTGGAAGGCGTGATCAAGAACATGACCAATTTCGGTGTCTTCATCGATCTGGGTGGTGTTGATGGTCTGTTGCACATCACCGACATCTCGTGGGGCCGTATCAGCCACCCATCGGAAGTGCTGCACCTCGACCAGAAAGTCAACGTCGTTGTGCTTGACTTCGACGAAGATAAGAAGCGGATTTCGCTGGGTATGAAGCAGCTTCAGGCTCACCCCTGGGATGCCCTGTCGGAAGACATTCAGGTTGGTTCGAAAGTAAAAGGCCGGATCGTAAACGTAGCCGACTATGGTGCGTTCCTCGAAATCATGCCGGGCGTAGAAGGACTGATCCACGTATCGGAGATGTCGTGGTCGCAGCACCTGCGCAACCCGCAGGAGTTCCTGAAGGTTGGCGACGAAGTAGAAGCACAAGTGCTGACGCTGGATCGGAACGATCGGAAAATGTCGCTGGGTATCAAACAACTCACCGAAGACCCTTGGACCCGTCCTGAACTGCGTACGAAATACGCCGTTGGTACGAAGCACTCGGGTGTTGTTCGTAACCTGACCAACTTCGGTCTGTTCCTGGAGCTTGAAGAAGGTATCGACGGTCTGGTACACGTATCGGATCTGTCGTGGACGAAAAAGATCAAGCATCCGTCGGATTTCATCAAAGTTGGTGAGAACCTCGACGTGGTTGTACTCGAACTGGACATCGACAACCGTCGCCTTGCCTTGGGTCACAAGCAGCTTGAGGAAAACCCATGGGATACGTTTGAGTCTGTTTTCGCTGTTGGCACCGTACACCGTTGCACGATCATCAGCAAAAACGACAAAATGGCTACCCTTGAGTTGCCATACGGTATCGAAGGTTTCTCTTCACTGAAGAACCTGACCAAAGAAGACGGAACGGCTGCCGAAGTAGGCGAGTCGCTCGACTTCCGCGTGACGGAGTTCTCGAAAGACGAGAAGCGCATCATGCTGTCGCACACACGTACCTGGCAGGAGAAAAACGAGCCGGTTCGCGAGTCGAAACCAAAAGCGGTTTCGGCTAAGCCTGCCCAGACCTCGAATCAGCCAGAGCGTGGTGCTACGCTAGGTGATCTGGACGCGCTTGCTGCGCTGAAAGAGCAAATGGAAGGCCGTAACTAG
- a CDS encoding glycerophosphodiester phosphodiesterase family protein: protein MRLPIALLLFLTSMTSPTTEPPASFDIEGHRGCRGLMPENTIPAFIKALDLGVTTLEMDVVISQDKQVVVSHDPYFNADFSIAPDGKPVDKARQKELNLYRLAYDEIRRYDTGSNGNPKFPEQQRLKAYKPLLSEVIERVEAYRQVHNLPPVAYNIELKSEASEYNISQPEPAPFCDLVQTVLKDRLPANRIIIQSFDFAVLKHWKQQADAGHYPTVRLAALVENLRGAEKNLAELGFKPAIYSPYYRLLSRKTIQSLHEQGIQVIPWTVNQRKDMERLKRWGIDGLITDYPDRAVGL, encoded by the coding sequence ATGCGCCTACCCATTGCTCTGCTGCTGTTCCTGACTTCCATGACTTCACCCACTACTGAGCCACCAGCCTCATTCGACATCGAGGGGCATCGCGGTTGCCGGGGTCTGATGCCGGAAAATACCATTCCGGCATTTATCAAAGCACTTGATCTGGGCGTAACGACGCTGGAAATGGATGTAGTTATTAGCCAGGACAAACAGGTGGTCGTGTCGCACGACCCTTACTTTAACGCTGACTTTAGCATTGCGCCCGATGGAAAGCCGGTCGATAAAGCGCGGCAGAAAGAACTCAACCTATACCGGCTGGCCTACGACGAGATACGTCGGTACGACACCGGTTCGAACGGCAATCCAAAGTTCCCCGAACAGCAACGATTAAAGGCATACAAACCGTTGCTTTCCGAAGTAATCGAGCGGGTCGAAGCGTATCGGCAGGTGCATAATCTGCCGCCGGTGGCTTACAACATCGAACTGAAAAGCGAAGCCAGTGAGTACAATATCAGTCAGCCGGAACCCGCGCCTTTTTGTGATTTGGTACAGACGGTGCTGAAAGACCGGCTTCCGGCAAACCGAATCATCATTCAGAGCTTTGACTTTGCGGTGCTCAAACACTGGAAGCAGCAGGCCGATGCAGGTCATTACCCAACTGTCAGGCTGGCGGCACTGGTCGAGAACCTGCGCGGGGCAGAAAAGAATCTGGCAGAGCTGGGTTTCAAACCAGCCATCTACAGCCCGTATTATCGACTACTAAGCCGAAAAACCATTCAATCGCTGCACGAACAGGGTATTCAGGTTATTCCATGGACGGTCAATCAGAGAAAGGATATGGAACGGCTTAAACGCTGGGGTATCGATGGGTTAATTACCGATTACCCAGACCGGGCAGTGGGTTTGTGA
- a CDS encoding 4-hydroxy-3-methylbut-2-enyl diphosphate reductase translates to MKSFDIPDYYRSHVISPIKEFRRKRDKLKRDFTPTVLDFGPVRFLVARHFGFCYGVENAIEIAYKAIAENAGKRIYLLSEMIHNPDVNADLQARGVQFLMDTAGRQLIPWSDLTADDVVIIPAFGTTLETQQQLAAIGLDVARYDTTCPFVEKVWNKAGQIGQKAYTVVVHGKPTHEETRATFSHSKEAAPTVVVKDMKQAKRLAQYITHELPAEQFYSEFADQYSAGFDPDRDLQRIGVVNQTTMLASDTQGIADYLKQVMIDQYQLQPDQVDMHFANTRDTLCYATNDNQDATYALLTYPADFAVVAGGYNSSNTAHLVELCAEKLPTYFIESDQKILSADLIRHFDLSTKAEIVTEQFIPNRRPVTILLTCGASCPDAVVEGILLRLVSFFPDAQSIDTVMQAFSA, encoded by the coding sequence ATGAAATCGTTCGACATTCCTGACTATTACCGCAGCCACGTCATTTCACCAATCAAAGAGTTTCGACGGAAGCGCGACAAACTCAAGCGAGATTTTACCCCCACGGTGCTTGATTTCGGCCCCGTTCGGTTTTTGGTAGCCCGGCATTTTGGTTTCTGCTATGGCGTCGAAAACGCCATCGAGATTGCCTACAAAGCCATTGCGGAGAATGCAGGTAAACGTATTTATCTGCTCAGCGAGATGATTCACAACCCCGACGTAAACGCTGATTTACAGGCGAGGGGTGTGCAGTTTCTCATGGATACGGCCGGTCGGCAACTTATCCCGTGGTCGGATCTGACGGCCGACGATGTAGTTATCATCCCGGCATTCGGTACAACCCTCGAAACCCAACAGCAACTTGCCGCGATTGGTCTCGACGTGGCCCGCTACGATACGACCTGCCCATTTGTGGAAAAGGTATGGAATAAAGCCGGGCAGATTGGCCAGAAGGCCTATACGGTTGTGGTACACGGCAAGCCAACGCACGAAGAGACACGGGCGACGTTTTCGCACAGTAAGGAAGCCGCCCCTACGGTTGTGGTGAAAGATATGAAGCAGGCCAAACGGCTCGCTCAGTATATCACCCACGAGCTCCCGGCGGAGCAATTCTACAGCGAATTTGCCGACCAGTATTCCGCCGGTTTCGACCCCGACCGCGATTTGCAGCGCATTGGCGTTGTGAACCAGACGACTATGCTAGCGTCTGACACACAGGGCATTGCCGATTATTTGAAGCAGGTAATGATTGACCAGTATCAGCTGCAACCCGATCAGGTCGACATGCACTTCGCCAATACCCGCGACACGCTTTGCTACGCCACCAACGATAATCAGGACGCGACCTACGCGCTGCTGACTTACCCGGCCGATTTTGCGGTCGTGGCGGGTGGGTACAATTCGTCGAACACCGCCCACCTGGTCGAATTGTGCGCCGAGAAGTTGCCGACTTATTTTATCGAGTCAGACCAGAAGATTTTGTCGGCTGACCTGATTCGCCACTTCGATTTATCGACCAAAGCCGAGATTGTAACGGAGCAGTTCATTCCCAACCGTCGGCCTGTTACAATCCTGCTGACCTGCGGAGCCTCCTGCCCCGACGCGGTGGTGGAGGGCATTCTGCTGCGACTCGTCAGCTTTTTTCCCGACGCACAATCCATCGACACGGTCATGCAGGCGTTTAGTGCCTGA
- a CDS encoding GH3 auxin-responsive promoter family protein: MTLLNTTLKWLLQRRLPRIEAMMKDPGAVQQRTFSQLIRSGTRTEWGKQHQYKSIRSVADFQRQVPISSYEDLFPYIERVMMGESKVLWPSPVRWFAKSSGTTNARSKFIPVTPESLDEGHFKGGKDMMALYVANHPDSRTFDGKGLSIGGSLQGNPYAANSAAGDVSAVVMKNLPSWAQFIRTPSVEVALMDEWESKLDRMADITKDQNVTSMLGAPTWGLVLIDKILARTGKQNILEVWPNFELLVHGAVNFQPYRDLFRQQVFPSESVRYQEVYNASEGFFAIQDDMGRPGEMLLMLDYGIFYEFVPIAESNQPYPKALTIDEVELDQNYALIVSTNGGLWRYRVGDTVRFTSLYPHRLKVSGRTKHFINAFGEEMIVENAEVAVTRACEATGAVIADYTAGPVYMGNGTSGCHEWIIEFAQEPVSMSRFEQILDQTLREINSDYDAKRYNDFVLRPPRIHVVPRGTFYTWMKQRGKLGGQHKVPRLANTREYLDDILGRVLSR; the protein is encoded by the coding sequence ATGACCCTCTTAAACACTACGCTTAAATGGCTGTTGCAACGGCGTTTGCCCCGCATCGAAGCCATGATGAAAGATCCTGGCGCGGTGCAGCAGCGTACCTTTTCGCAGCTCATCCGGTCGGGAACGCGTACAGAGTGGGGGAAGCAGCATCAGTACAAATCCATCCGCAGCGTCGCTGATTTTCAGCGGCAGGTTCCCATTTCCAGCTACGAAGACCTGTTTCCGTACATCGAGCGGGTCATGATGGGCGAAAGTAAAGTACTGTGGCCGTCGCCGGTGCGGTGGTTCGCCAAATCGTCGGGCACCACCAATGCCCGCAGCAAGTTTATTCCCGTTACGCCCGAATCGCTGGACGAAGGGCATTTCAAAGGGGGCAAAGACATGATGGCCCTCTACGTGGCCAACCACCCCGACAGCCGGACGTTTGATGGTAAAGGATTGTCGATTGGCGGTAGTTTGCAGGGCAACCCTTACGCGGCCAACAGTGCCGCCGGTGATGTGTCGGCGGTGGTCATGAAAAACCTGCCAAGCTGGGCGCAATTCATCCGCACGCCATCGGTGGAGGTGGCACTGATGGACGAATGGGAAAGTAAGCTCGACCGGATGGCCGACATTACGAAAGATCAGAACGTAACCAGTATGCTCGGCGCGCCGACCTGGGGTCTGGTGCTGATCGATAAGATTCTGGCCCGGACGGGGAAGCAAAACATCTTGGAAGTTTGGCCCAATTTTGAACTGCTCGTTCATGGGGCTGTCAACTTCCAACCCTACCGCGACCTGTTCCGGCAGCAGGTATTCCCCTCAGAGTCAGTACGGTATCAGGAAGTGTATAACGCATCGGAAGGATTTTTTGCCATCCAGGATGATATGGGTCGGCCCGGCGAGATGCTGCTTATGCTCGACTATGGCATTTTTTACGAGTTTGTGCCCATCGCGGAATCGAATCAGCCGTACCCGAAAGCACTAACGATCGACGAAGTCGAACTCGACCAGAATTATGCGCTCATCGTCTCGACCAACGGCGGGCTATGGCGTTACCGCGTGGGCGATACCGTCCGGTTTACGTCGCTGTACCCGCACCGCCTGAAGGTAAGCGGCCGCACCAAGCATTTCATCAATGCATTTGGCGAAGAAATGATCGTGGAAAACGCGGAAGTGGCCGTTACCCGCGCCTGCGAAGCAACCGGCGCTGTGATTGCTGACTATACTGCTGGACCAGTTTATATGGGTAACGGCACGAGCGGTTGCCACGAATGGATTATCGAATTCGCGCAGGAACCCGTCAGCATGAGCCGATTTGAACAGATTCTCGATCAGACGTTACGGGAGATCAATTCGGACTACGACGCCAAGCGATACAACGACTTTGTGCTGCGCCCACCCCGCATCCATGTGGTACCCCGTGGTACGTTCTACACCTGGATGAAGCAGCGCGGCAAACTGGGCGGTCAACACAAAGTACCCCGGCTGGCTAACACCCGCGAATACCTGGATGACATCCTTGGTCGGGTACTCTCGCGCTGA
- a CDS encoding c-type cytochrome has product MLIQSIKMRLKMSHLYRVLGTASLALALMVGSGQSYAQDSSAAAAPAGAAPAAAAAPAGGGGGGDAEKGKTLFTNNCAQCHSTGDDVLVGPGLKGVQQRTPGKDWLYKWIKNSSAVVASGDAYANQVFNKFGKVQMSSFPSLTNADIDGILAYIDQQGAPAAAATGGTTDQKGATTVTAGAATSGPSELFTIVLVALLIVMVLVLGVLLAIATILSKAVSPVSAEGTATQSSFAQRLKQGASDAFNNSTLRSIVIWLFLLVVAKETIDGAYSIGVQQGYAPKQPIAYSHKLHAGQYKIDCNYCHTGVNKGKSATIPAANICMNCHGVIKKESPEIQKIYTAIENNQPIEWIRVHNLPDLAYFNHAQHVNVGNVQCQTCHGEIEKMEVVEQRSSLTMGWCIDCHRRTEVNTKGNAYYDKLVALHSKDSKEPLKVANIGGLECSKCHY; this is encoded by the coding sequence ATGTTGATTCAATCAATTAAAATGCGTCTCAAAATGAGCCATTTATACAGAGTTTTAGGGACCGCGTCTCTGGCTCTGGCGCTGATGGTAGGCAGTGGGCAGTCGTATGCTCAGGACTCGTCTGCGGCAGCAGCCCCAGCGGGTGCCGCACCAGCAGCTGCCGCAGCTCCAGCAGGAGGTGGTGGGGGCGGTGACGCTGAGAAAGGAAAGACACTGTTTACTAATAACTGTGCACAGTGTCACTCGACTGGTGATGACGTATTGGTTGGCCCTGGTCTGAAAGGTGTCCAACAGCGTACCCCAGGTAAAGATTGGTTGTACAAGTGGATCAAGAACTCGTCGGCAGTTGTTGCCAGCGGTGACGCTTACGCCAACCAAGTCTTCAACAAATTTGGTAAGGTGCAGATGTCGAGCTTCCCAAGCCTGACAAACGCAGATATAGACGGTATCCTTGCGTACATCGACCAGCAAGGTGCTCCGGCAGCAGCAGCAACTGGCGGTACCACCGACCAGAAGGGTGCAACTACGGTTACAGCTGGCGCAGCCACTTCCGGCCCTTCAGAGTTATTCACGATCGTACTGGTTGCTCTGTTGATTGTGATGGTACTGGTACTTGGTGTACTGCTGGCTATCGCTACGATCCTTTCGAAAGCTGTTTCGCCAGTAAGTGCCGAAGGAACTGCAACGCAATCGTCATTCGCCCAGCGGCTGAAGCAGGGTGCGTCTGATGCCTTCAACAATTCGACGCTTCGCTCAATTGTTATCTGGCTGTTTCTGCTGGTCGTAGCTAAAGAAACGATCGATGGTGCTTACAGCATCGGTGTTCAGCAGGGCTACGCGCCGAAGCAACCAATTGCTTACTCGCACAAGCTACACGCTGGTCAGTACAAGATTGACTGTAATTATTGCCACACAGGCGTGAACAAAGGGAAAAGTGCTACGATTCCTGCTGCTAACATCTGTATGAACTGCCACGGGGTAATTAAGAAGGAGTCGCCAGAGATTCAAAAGATCTACACGGCTATCGAGAATAATCAACCCATCGAGTGGATCCGGGTACACAACCTGCCCGATCTGGCCTACTTCAACCACGCTCAGCACGTCAATGTTGGTAACGTTCAATGCCAGACATGTCATGGTGAGATCGAGAAGATGGAAGTTGTAGAACAGCGGTCGTCGCTGACGATGGGCTGGTGTATCGATTGCCACCGTCGGACAGAAGTCAACACGAAGGGCAACGCGTACTACGACAAGCTTGTCGCCCTGCACAGCAAAGACAGCAAAGAGCCACTGAAAGTCGCAAACATTGGCGGTCTGGAGTGCTCGAAATGCCACTATTAA